In Arachis hypogaea cultivar Tifrunner chromosome 17, arahy.Tifrunner.gnm2.J5K5, whole genome shotgun sequence, a single window of DNA contains:
- the LOC112764067 gene encoding pentatricopeptide repeat-containing protein At2g15690, mitochondrial isoform X1 — protein MVFKATHPKCYCTNPSLLSLKAFSVFLPNATSVSEKKMAMLGSFQRARATILSSSSLKLRLCLTNTCRSLSTSALPTNDFHRFPPNSDHNRHGVEPTFRDSSQHFNPQTQNHHGNPHPINNFPRQNQNQNPYQPHNATRQFPEQGRNHTHNQWSQNYPQQRPTPPPTSQNQNFQPPHYQNQWNNPNQGNPNQWNPRNQGYPQPPQFRNPNQFNPQGSLPGQAHVPVAPPSPPPPSPAPSIVDLRHVCQEGRVKEAIELMEKGVKADASCFHLLFDFCGKSKSLEDAKKAHDYFLQSTCRSDLNLNNKVIEMYGNCKSMTDARRVFDHMPNRNMDSWHLMLRGYANSTMGDDALQLFDQMNESGLEISSETLLAVLSACASAEAVEDAFLHFESMESKYGIKPGSEHYMGLLDVLGQSGYLKEAGEFIKELPFEPTVTVWETLKNYARIHGDVDLEDYAEEIVLSLDPSKVVANKIPTPPPRKYTAINMLDGKNRIIEYKNPTLYKDDEKLKALSGMKDAGYVPDTRYVLHDIDQEAKEQALLYHSERLAIAYGLISTPPRTPLRIIKNLRVCGDCHNAIKIMSRIVGRELIVRDNKRFHHFKDGKCSCGDYW, from the exons ATGGTCTTCAAAGCAACTCATCCAAAATGCTACTGCACAAATCCAAGCCTATTGTCTCTAAAAGCCT TCTCAGTCTTTCTACCAAACGCGACCTCAGTCTCAGAGAAGAAAATGGCGATGTTGGGTTCGTTTCAACGCGCACGAGCCaccattctttcttcttcctccctcAAGCTACGCCTCTGCCTCACTAACACTTGCAGGTCTCTAAGTACCTCCGCACTTCCAACCAATGACTTTCACAGATTCCCTCCCAACTCTGATCATAACCGCCATGGCGTTGAACCCACTTTCAGAGATTCCTCTCAACATTTCAATCCACAAACCCAAAATCACCATGGAAACCCTCATCCTATCAATAATTTCCCTCGCCAGAACCAGAATCAGAACCCCTATCAACCTCATAATGCGACTCGTCAGTTTCCCGAGCAGGGTCGAAACCATACTCATAATCAGTGGAGTCAAAACTATCCTCAACAGAGACCAACACCACCACCCACATCCCAAAATCAGAACTTTCAGCCACCCCATTACCAAAATCAATGGAACAATCCGAACCAGGGTAACCCTAACCAATGGAACCCTAGGAATCAAGGCTATCCACAACCTCCCCAATTTCGAAACCCTAACCAGTTCAACCCGCAAGGTTCTCTACCAGGGCAAGCTCACGTTCCCGtagctcctccttctcctcctcctccttcgccAGCCCCTTCAATTGTTGATTTGAGACATGTGTGCCAGGAGGGGAGGGTTAAGGAAGCAATTGAGTTGATGGAGAAAGGGGTGAAAGCCGATGCTTCTTGCTTTCATTTGCTCTTTGATTTTTGTGGCAAATCCAAGTCCCTTGAGGATGCCAAGAAGGCACACGATTACTTTCTGCAATCAACTTGCAGGAGTGATCTCAATTTGAACAACAAGGTCATTGAAATGTATGGGAACTGCAAGAGCATGACTGATGCACGAAGGGTGTTTGATCATATGCCCAACAGGAATATGGATTCTTGGCACTTGATGTTGCGCGGTTATGCCAACAGCACAATGGGGGATGATGCCTTGCAGCTGTTTGATCAAATGAATGAGTCCGGTTTGGAAATTTCGTCGGAGACTTTGCTAGCTGTGTTATCAGCTTGTGCTAGTGCTGAGGCTGTGGAAGATGCTTTCCTTCATTTTGAGTCCATGGAAAGCAAGTATGGGATTAAACCTGGTTCGGAGCACTATATGGGGCTTTTGGATGTTCTTGGACAATCTGGATATCTCAAGGAAGCCGGGGAGTTCATCAAGGAGTTGCCGTTCGAGCCTACAGTGACTGTTTGGGAGACTCTGAAGAACTATGCTCGAATCCATGGGGATGTTGATCTTGAAGACTATGCAGAAGAGATAGTGTTGAGTCTTGACCCATCAAAGGTTGTTGCCAATAAGATCCCCACGCCACCGCCGAGGAAGTACACTGCAATTAACATGCTTGATGGCAAGAATAGAATTATTGAGTACAAGAACCCGACGCTTTACAAGGATGATGAGAAGCTGAAAGCTTTGAGTGGGATGAAGGATGCTGGGTATGTTCCTGATACAAGATATGTTCTTCATGACATTGATCAGGAAGCAAAGGAGCAAGCATTGTTGTACCACAGTGAACGTTTAGCGATTGCCTATGGCCTCATTAGTACTCCACCAAGAACACCTCTTAGGATCATCAAGAATCTTCGAGTGTGTGGTGATTGTCACAATGCCATCAAGATCATGTCTAGGATTGTAGGGAGGGAATTGATTGTTAGAGATAACAAAAGGTTTCACCATTTCAAGGATGGAAAATGCTCTTGTGGGGATTACTGGTGA
- the LOC112764067 gene encoding pentatricopeptide repeat-containing protein At2g15690, mitochondrial isoform X2: MAMLGSFQRARATILSSSSLKLRLCLTNTCRSLSTSALPTNDFHRFPPNSDHNRHGVEPTFRDSSQHFNPQTQNHHGNPHPINNFPRQNQNQNPYQPHNATRQFPEQGRNHTHNQWSQNYPQQRPTPPPTSQNQNFQPPHYQNQWNNPNQGNPNQWNPRNQGYPQPPQFRNPNQFNPQGSLPGQAHVPVAPPSPPPPSPAPSIVDLRHVCQEGRVKEAIELMEKGVKADASCFHLLFDFCGKSKSLEDAKKAHDYFLQSTCRSDLNLNNKVIEMYGNCKSMTDARRVFDHMPNRNMDSWHLMLRGYANSTMGDDALQLFDQMNESGLEISSETLLAVLSACASAEAVEDAFLHFESMESKYGIKPGSEHYMGLLDVLGQSGYLKEAGEFIKELPFEPTVTVWETLKNYARIHGDVDLEDYAEEIVLSLDPSKVVANKIPTPPPRKYTAINMLDGKNRIIEYKNPTLYKDDEKLKALSGMKDAGYVPDTRYVLHDIDQEAKEQALLYHSERLAIAYGLISTPPRTPLRIIKNLRVCGDCHNAIKIMSRIVGRELIVRDNKRFHHFKDGKCSCGDYW, encoded by the coding sequence ATGGCGATGTTGGGTTCGTTTCAACGCGCACGAGCCaccattctttcttcttcctccctcAAGCTACGCCTCTGCCTCACTAACACTTGCAGGTCTCTAAGTACCTCCGCACTTCCAACCAATGACTTTCACAGATTCCCTCCCAACTCTGATCATAACCGCCATGGCGTTGAACCCACTTTCAGAGATTCCTCTCAACATTTCAATCCACAAACCCAAAATCACCATGGAAACCCTCATCCTATCAATAATTTCCCTCGCCAGAACCAGAATCAGAACCCCTATCAACCTCATAATGCGACTCGTCAGTTTCCCGAGCAGGGTCGAAACCATACTCATAATCAGTGGAGTCAAAACTATCCTCAACAGAGACCAACACCACCACCCACATCCCAAAATCAGAACTTTCAGCCACCCCATTACCAAAATCAATGGAACAATCCGAACCAGGGTAACCCTAACCAATGGAACCCTAGGAATCAAGGCTATCCACAACCTCCCCAATTTCGAAACCCTAACCAGTTCAACCCGCAAGGTTCTCTACCAGGGCAAGCTCACGTTCCCGtagctcctccttctcctcctcctccttcgccAGCCCCTTCAATTGTTGATTTGAGACATGTGTGCCAGGAGGGGAGGGTTAAGGAAGCAATTGAGTTGATGGAGAAAGGGGTGAAAGCCGATGCTTCTTGCTTTCATTTGCTCTTTGATTTTTGTGGCAAATCCAAGTCCCTTGAGGATGCCAAGAAGGCACACGATTACTTTCTGCAATCAACTTGCAGGAGTGATCTCAATTTGAACAACAAGGTCATTGAAATGTATGGGAACTGCAAGAGCATGACTGATGCACGAAGGGTGTTTGATCATATGCCCAACAGGAATATGGATTCTTGGCACTTGATGTTGCGCGGTTATGCCAACAGCACAATGGGGGATGATGCCTTGCAGCTGTTTGATCAAATGAATGAGTCCGGTTTGGAAATTTCGTCGGAGACTTTGCTAGCTGTGTTATCAGCTTGTGCTAGTGCTGAGGCTGTGGAAGATGCTTTCCTTCATTTTGAGTCCATGGAAAGCAAGTATGGGATTAAACCTGGTTCGGAGCACTATATGGGGCTTTTGGATGTTCTTGGACAATCTGGATATCTCAAGGAAGCCGGGGAGTTCATCAAGGAGTTGCCGTTCGAGCCTACAGTGACTGTTTGGGAGACTCTGAAGAACTATGCTCGAATCCATGGGGATGTTGATCTTGAAGACTATGCAGAAGAGATAGTGTTGAGTCTTGACCCATCAAAGGTTGTTGCCAATAAGATCCCCACGCCACCGCCGAGGAAGTACACTGCAATTAACATGCTTGATGGCAAGAATAGAATTATTGAGTACAAGAACCCGACGCTTTACAAGGATGATGAGAAGCTGAAAGCTTTGAGTGGGATGAAGGATGCTGGGTATGTTCCTGATACAAGATATGTTCTTCATGACATTGATCAGGAAGCAAAGGAGCAAGCATTGTTGTACCACAGTGAACGTTTAGCGATTGCCTATGGCCTCATTAGTACTCCACCAAGAACACCTCTTAGGATCATCAAGAATCTTCGAGTGTGTGGTGATTGTCACAATGCCATCAAGATCATGTCTAGGATTGTAGGGAGGGAATTGATTGTTAGAGATAACAAAAGGTTTCACCATTTCAAGGATGGAAAATGCTCTTGTGGGGATTACTGGTGA
- the LOC112762492 gene encoding PHD finger protein MALE MEIOCYTE DEATH 1-like codes for MSFSLMEACKKRRRCPKIFSFQSFADPGCPVTPSAAFRDNVRSFLRECAELEEYVVQNSPLWCTLLLSDKTNVMAPLYTLEEQVCQSSHPFCDHCRCAGWSGHFVSKRRYHFIIPMDNWWNKPLPEDAIDNQDHLLHGVIHCNGYGHLVCINGIEGGSKVLSGREIMDLWDRICTNLGARKISVEDVSRKRSMDLRLLHGVAYGHSWFGRWGYKFCRGSFGVTGQTYYEAIEGLGSLELDEIVRDLSKTKCHKEIKQIIRSYRDMSETQITTLRDLLRFMLTVKSRVPMSKISITLGAPPSSAFISRNSTKQGFLSRSNLAKEKSAKYKKFSTAVANMDSRWPTRRLEFAAQVIVDALKEHKAMNSASEGMTRQDVRDASRLHIGDTGLLDYVLKSLNNVIVGNYVVRRMVNPSTRILEYTIHEVGNGFKSPETVVEPEAAALVDPQDESFRMPGSDVYCDVFYLYKNVLLRYPNSEPVDLAIQTILDSRYFVKEWDYMDEMQQALTFICRLKPNFVDIKADLSREQPCGEIVMVPLHATVRDLKQAAEAALRDTYCIAERLIVTEITELNGASDNEVLFGLIQSGVELSVRGISIDLCTPLKFQGESDNWKVRCECGAQDDDGERMVACDICEVWQHTRCCGIEDSETVPPLFVCSGCCDSLAPRQMESPFAMDCVDDFLVSPEPTLFLEYECGY; via the exons ATGTCTTTCTCTTTGATGGAAGCATGCAAGAAGAGAAGGCGGTGCCCAAAGATCTTCAGCTTCCAGTCCTTCGCCGATCCCGGGTGCCCCGTCACTCCCTCCGCCGCCTTCCGCGACAACGTCAGATCGTTCCTCCGAGAGTGCGCGGAGCTCGAGGAGTACGTCGTTCAGAACAGCCCACTCTGGTGCACCCTTTTGCTCAGCGACAAGACCAACGTCATGGCACCTCTCTACACCCTCGAAGAACAAGTTTGCCAATCTTCCCACCCCTTCTGCGACCATTGCCGCTGTGCAG GTTGGAGTGGTCACTTTGTGTCAAAGAGAAGGTATCATTTCATAATTCCAATGGACAATTGGTGGAATAAACCCTTACCTGAGGATGCTATTGATAATCAGGACCACCTCTTGCATGGTGTGATTCACTGCAATGGCTATGGCCATTTGGTCTGCATTAATGGCATTGAAGGTGGCTCCAAGGTCCTCAGTGGTAGAGAGATCATGGATCTATGGGATAGGATCTGCACAAACCTTGGAGCAAG GAAAATTTCAGTGGAAGATGTTTCAAGGAAGCGATCCATGGATCTTCGCCTACTTCATGGTGTTGCATATGGCCATTCATGGTTTGGTAGGTGGGGCTACAAGTTTTGTCGCGGAAGCTTTGGAGTGACAGGCCAAACCTACTATGAAGCAATTGAAGGTCTAGGTTCCTTAGAGCTTGATGAAATAGTGAGAGATTTAAGCAAGACAAAGTGCCATAAAGAGATCAAGCAAATCATTCGCAGCTATAGAGACATGAGTGAAACTCAGATTACCACATTGAGAGATCTTCTAAGGTTCATGCTCACTGTCAAGTCTCGCGTCCCAATGTCCAAGATATCAATAACCCTCGGAGCTCCTCCTTCTTCGGCTTTCATCTCAAGAAATTCAACCAAACAAGGCTTCTTAAGTAGATCAAATCTGGCAAAGGAGAAGTCCGCAAAGTACAAGAAGTTCAGCACTGCAGTGGCTAATATGGATAGCAGGTGGCCAACAAGGAGGCTAGAGTTTGCTGCACAGGTGATTGTTGATGCACTGAAGGAGCACAAGGCAATGAACTCGGCTTCAGAGGGGATGACGCGGCAGGATGTGAGGGATGCATCTAGGCTTCATATTGGTGATACCGGCTTGCTCGATTATGtgctgaaatcactcaacaatgTGATTGTTGGCAACTATGTTGTTCGCCGCATGGTTAACCCCTCAACAAGGATCCTAGAATACACCATTCATGAGGTTGGCAATGGGTTTAAGTCCCCGGAAACTGTGGTTGAGCCTGAGGCAGCGGCTCTTGTAGACCCTCAAGACGAGTCATTTAGGATGCCTGGTAGTGATGTTTATTGTGATGTGTTCTACCTATACAAAAATGTGCTATTGAGATATCCGAATTCAGAACCAGTGGACTTAGCAATTCAGACAATCCTTGATAGCCGGTATTTTGTGAAGGAATGGGATTACATGGATGAGATGCAGCAGGCTTTGACATTCATCTGCCGGCTTAAGCCGAATTTCGTTGATATTAAAGCTGATTTGAGTAGGGAGCAGCCTTGTGGGGAGATTGTGATGGTTCCCCTGCATGCAACGGTTAGAGACCTGAAGCAAGCTGCAGAGGCAGCACTGAGGGATACCTACTGCATTGCAGAGAGGCTCATAGTCACTGAGATCACTGAATTGAATGGTGCAAGTGATAATGAGGTGCTATTTGGATTAATCCAATCCGGAGTGGAGCTTTCTGTGAGGGGGATTTCCATTGACTTGTGCACTCCATTGAAGTTCCAAGGTGAATCCGACAATTGGAAGGTGAGGTGTGAGTGTGGGGCACAAGACGATGATGGTGAGAGAATGGTGGCCTGCGACATATGTGAGGTCTGGCAGCACACAAGGTGTTGTGGCATTGAGGATTCTGAGACAGTGCCACCTTTGTTTGTGTGCTCCGGCTGCTGCGATTCGCTTGCCCCTCGGCAGATGGAGTCACCCTTTGCCATGGATTGtgttgatgattttcttgtttcACCAGAGCCTACCTTGTTTCTGGAATATGAATGTGGTTACTGA
- the LOC112764704 gene encoding isocitrate dehydrogenase [NADP] produces the protein MGFEKIKVDNPIVEMDGDEMTRVIWKSIKDKLILPFMELDIKYFDLGLPYRDQTDDKVTVESAEATLKYNVAIKCATITPDEARVKEFDLKQMWKSPNGTIRNILNGTVFREPILCKNVPRLVPGWTKPICIGRHAFGDQYRATDTVIKGAGKLKLVFVPESGEKTELEVFNFTGEGGVSMAMYNTDESIRAFAESSMATALEKKWPLYLSTKNTILKKYDGRFKDIFQEVYEKNWKSKYEAAGIWYEHRLIDDMVAYALKSEGGYVWACKNYDGDVQSDFLAQGFGSLGLMTSVLVCPDGKTIEAEAAHGTVTRHYRVHQKGGETSTNSIASIFAWTRGLAHRAKLDNNARLLDFTQKLEAACIGVVEAGKMTKDLALIIHGPKLSRENYLNTEEFIDAVAAELKAQLSA, from the exons ATGGGATTTGAGAAGATCAAGGTCGACAACCCCATCGTCGAGATGGACG GTGATGAAATGACCAGAGTTATCTGGAAGTCAATCAAGGATAAG CTCATTTTGCCCTTCATGGAGTTGGACATCAAGTATTTTGACCTTGGTCTTCCCTACCGTGATCAGACTGATGATAAAGTTACAGTTGAGAGTGCAGAAGCAACTCTTAA GTATAATGTAGCAATCAAGTGTGCAACCATCACGCCAG ATGAGGCTCGAGTGAAGGAATTTGACCTCAAGCAAATGTGGAAGAGTCCAAATGGGACAATTAGGAACATTTTGAATG GAACTGTCTTCAGAGAACCCATTCTTTGCAAAAACGTCCCTCGCCTTGTTCCTG GCTGGACAAAGCCAATATGCATTGGAAGACACGCATTTGGTGATCAATATAGGGCCACTGACACAGTTATTAAAGGAGCTGGGAAATTAAAGCTGGTGTTCG TTCCAGAAAGTGGTGAAAAGACTGAACTAGAGGTTTTTAACTTCACCGGTGAAGGAGGTGTTTCAATGGCTATGTACAACACTGATGAG TCTATCCGTGCTTTTGCTGAGTCTTCTATGGCAACTGCTCTTGAGAAAAAATGGCCTCTTTATCTTAGCACCAAAAACACAATTCTTAAGAAATATGATGGAAG ATTCAAGGACATATTCCAAGAAGTGTATGAGAAAAACTGGAAATCAAAGTATGAGGCTGCTGGTATATG GTATGAGCATCGGCTCATTGATGATATGGTGGCGTATGCACTCAAGAGTGAAGGAGGTTACGTATGGGCATGCAAGAACTATGATGGAGATGTCCAGAGTGATTTCTTAGCTCAAG GTTTTGGATCATTGGGTTTGATGACATCTGTATTG GTTTGCCCTGATGGGAAGACTATTGAAGCAGAAGCAGCTCACGGCACAGTAACGCGTCACTATAGGGTTCATCAGAAAGGAGGGGAAACCAGCACAAACAGCATAGCATCCATCTTTGCTTGGACTAGAGGGCTTGCCCACAG GGCAAAATTGGATAACAATGCCAGACTTTTGGATTTCACTCAAAAACTAGAAGCAGCTTGCATTGGAGTAGTGGAGGCTGGGAAGATGACCAAGGATTTGGCACTCATTATTCATGGACCCAA GCTTTCAAGGGAGAATTACCTGAACACCGAGGAGTTCATCGATGCAGTGGCAGCGGAACTAAAAGCACAGCTTTCTGCTTAG
- the LOC112765549 gene encoding protein RGF1 INDUCIBLE TRANSCRIPTION FACTOR 1: MVLPQSTCNLMSAKNKQVAQPEIQKPRWLDAFLRNKFFEQCKDHPQRKNELNKYCIDCDQAVCQYCISLGHQDHITLKVYRHVYKDVVSIGTMDKYIDCSEIQRYKSNKRLVISLNPLPHSGSTSNNEASCNTCTRKLNEPNLYRYCSISCKVKAISPEPNDLVPAVIPDQNQNAPQEGMDIPTQERPEANAEFPRPRKRRRKGTPHRAPFF; the protein is encoded by the exons aTGGTGTTGCCTCAATCGACATGCAATCTCATGTCAGCAAAG AATAAGCAAGTGGCCCAACCTGAAATCCAGAAGCCTAGATGGCTTGATGCTTTCCTGAGAAACAAGTTTTTTGAGCAGTGCAAGGATCATCCACAGCGCAAGAATGAGTTGAACAAATACTGTATAGACTGTGATCAGGCAGTTTGCCAGTATTGCATTTCATTAGGTCATCAAGACCACATCACACTTAAGGTCTACAGACATGTTTACAAAGATGTTGTCTCCATTGGTACTATGGATAAGTATATTGACTGCTCAGAAATTCAG CGCTACAAATCCAACAAGCGATTGGTTATTTCTCTGAATCCTCTCCCGCACAGTGGTTCGACATCAAACAATGAGGCATCATGCAATACCTGCACAAGAAAGTTGAATGAACCGAATCTATATCGCTACTGCTCCATTTCTTGCAAG GTTAAAGCTATTTCGCCAGAACCTAATGATTTGGTTCCTGCCGTAATTCCTGACCAGAACCAGAATGCTCCTCAGGAAGGAATGGATATTCCTACTCAGGAAAGACCAGAGGCAAATGCCGAATTCCCAAGGCcacgaaagagaagaagaaagggaacaCCACATCGAGCTCCATTCTTCTAA